Proteins from a genomic interval of Dama dama isolate Ldn47 chromosome 1, ASM3311817v1, whole genome shotgun sequence:
- the LOC133054801 gene encoding RWD domain-containing protein 1-like: protein MTDYGEEQRNELEALESIYPDSFTVLSENPPSFTITVTTEAGENDETVQTTLKFTYSEKYPDEAPLYDIFARLNLEDNDVADILKLLALQAEENLGVVMISTLVTTVQEKLNETVDQMKTRREEEKKQEEREAEEAEKQLFHGTPVTIGDFLNWKAKFDAELLEIKKKRMKEEEQAGKSKLSGRQLFETDHNLDTSDIQFLEDAGNNVEVDESVFEEMDDLELEDDEDDPDYNPADRESDLTN, encoded by the coding sequence ATGACAGATTACGGCGAGGAGCAGCGCAACGAGCTGGAGGCTCTGGAGTCCATCTACCCTGACTCCTTCACAGTATTATCAGAAAATCCACCCAGCTTCACCATTACTGTGACAACTGAGGCTGGAGAAAATGATGAAACTGTCCAGACAACCCTCAAGTTTACATACAGTGAAAAATACCCAGATGAAGCTCCCCTTTATGACATATTCGCCCGGTTAAATCTAGAAGATAATGATGtagcagacattttaaaattattagcaTTACAGGCAGAAGAAAACCTTGGAGTGGTGATGATCTCCACCTTAGTGACAACCGTGCAagagaaattaaatgaaacagTAGATCAAATGAAAActagaagagaggaagaaaagaaacaagaagaaagagaagcGGAAGAAGCCGAGAAGCAGTTATTCCATGGTACTCCTGTTACAATTGGGGATTTCTTAAATTGGAAGGCCAAGTTTGATGCAGaactcttggaaattaaaaagaaacggATGAAGGAAGAAGAGCAAGCAGGAAAAAGTAAATTAAGTGGGAGACAACTATTTGAAACAGATCATAATCTTGACACATCTGATATCCAGTTCTTGGAAGATGCCGGAAACAACGTGGAGGTAGATGAGTCTGTGTTCGAGGAAATGGATGACTTGGAGCTGGAGGACGATGAAGATGATCCAGACTACAATCCTGCTGACCGGGAGAGTGACTTGACCAACTGA